The genomic interval CGGGACGTCCATCTCGAAATCCTCGATCACCTTGACGCGCTCGTTGTTCGCGCGGTCGCTCAGCGCGGATCTCAGCGCCAGGCGCTTGATCTTCTTCGGCAGCTTGTAGCTGTAGTCGCGCGGATGCGGCCCGAAGGTCGTGCCGCCGCCGATGCGCAGCGGCGATCGCGCGCTGCCCGCGCGCGCTCGTCCGGTGCCCTTCTGACGGTACAGCTTGGCACCTGAATGAGCGTTCTCGGCCCTGGTCTGCGTGTCGTGCGTGCCCTGGCGCTGGTTGGCCAGGTAGTTGCGCACGGCCTCGTAGAGGGACTGCTTGTGCACCGCCTGGGCGAACAGCGAGTCGGGCAGTTCCACGCTGCCGACGGATGCGCCGTTGCGGTCGTAAAGGTTCGCGGTCACCATCGTTTAACCTCGCACCTGCGTTTCGGTTGATCCGGACACTCGGCCGCTGATCCGGATGAGGACGAGGCCGTTCTTGCTGCCGGGCACGCTGCCCTTGACCAGGAGCAGGTTGCGCTCCGCGTCGATGCGAACGACCGTCAGATTCTTCTTCGTCTCGCGCTTGTTGCCGTACTGGCCGGCCATGCGCGTGTTCTTGAACACGCGGCCGGGCTTGGTGTGCATGCCGATCGAACCGGACATGCGCACGTTCTTGCTGCCGTGGCCGGCGGGGCCCCGGTGCTCGTTCCAGCGCTTGATGCGGCCGGAGAACCCGCGTCCCTTGGTGATGCCGGTCACGTCCACCTTCTGGATGCCCTCGAGGATCGAGACGTCCACGGCGTCGCCGAGCGCGAGCTCCTCGCCCTCGTTCGGGATGAACTCCCTCAGGATGCGCACGGGTTCGACTCCGGCGCGGCGGAAGTGTCCCTGCATGGGCATCGTCGTGTTCGCGGCCTTGCGGCCGCCGAACCCGAGCTGGACGGCCGCGTAGCCGTCGGCCGCGGGCGTCTTGAACTGCGTGACGACGCAAGGGCCGGCTTCGATGACCGTCACCGGAATATGGCGCCCTTTCTCGTCGAAGACGCGTGTCATGCCGATCTTCTTGCCGATCAGTCCGTTCATGGCTGCTCCCTGGCTCCCTTGTCCTCGCTTCAGACCTTGATCTCGACGTCCACGCTGGCGG from bacterium carries:
- the rplD gene encoding 50S ribosomal protein L4; the encoded protein is MVTANLYDRNGASVGSVELPDSLFAQAVHKQSLYEAVRNYLANQRQGTHDTQTRAENAHSGAKLYRQKGTGRARAGSARSPLRIGGGTTFGPHPRDYSYKLPKKIKRLALRSALSDRANNERVKVIEDFEMDVPKTTEMARLLGSMSLEGHHTLVVLPQDADNVYKSLRNIKGVRVMRHTDLNAYTILWADNLVFTKNSLSGVEEVFGS
- the rplC gene encoding 50S ribosomal protein L3, whose protein sequence is MNGLIGKKIGMTRVFDEKGRHIPVTVIEAGPCVVTQFKTPAADGYAAVQLGFGGRKAANTTMPMQGHFRRAGVEPVRILREFIPNEGEELALGDAVDVSILEGIQKVDVTGITKGRGFSGRIKRWNEHRGPAGHGSKNVRMSGSIGMHTKPGRVFKNTRMAGQYGNKRETKKNLTVVRIDAERNLLLVKGSVPGSKNGLVLIRISGRVSGSTETQVRG